In the Kitasatospora terrestris genome, one interval contains:
- a CDS encoding ROK family protein produces MSRGSGEAPRPPLGARARERTDNRSALLRALRSSGPTTRHELTRRTGLSTSTVASLVTELELAGTVTQVPVAQGGSGRRPLLVALSRSAVAALALDIGPRHIAAAVATPAAGIRAELSAERPPRDHPRTTRRLVDAMTRRVVAESGADPAVLLGATVALDRVSTTPTACTLSEQPGGAGPAAHGGIDAGNLVRVLGEQWHLPVAVESRARLGALAESSRSPEPQARTLLNVTCDGRVDLGITIGGRIHRGHSGTAGMIGHHVVRAGGRLCPCGRRGCLDAYVDRSALQRAARLGPVPSRTDPTDEVLLLAQAVAAASLVIDPSVVVLGGSLADLGEPFAAQLRAGLAAWQNADPVPPLVRSTLRGRAPLLGALDLWLCAGERASDVHHFGRR; encoded by the coding sequence ATGTCCCGGGGTTCCGGCGAGGCACCGCGGCCTCCGCTCGGCGCCCGGGCCCGCGAACGCACCGACAACCGCAGCGCGCTGCTGCGGGCCCTGCGTTCGAGCGGTCCGACGACCAGGCACGAACTGACCCGGCGCACCGGTCTGTCGACGAGTACCGTCGCCTCCCTGGTGACGGAGCTTGAGCTGGCCGGAACGGTCACCCAAGTGCCGGTGGCCCAGGGCGGCAGCGGTCGGCGACCGCTGCTCGTCGCCCTCAGCCGCAGCGCCGTCGCGGCACTCGCCCTCGACATCGGTCCCCGGCACATCGCCGCAGCCGTCGCCACGCCCGCCGCAGGCATCCGCGCCGAGCTCAGCGCGGAACGCCCCCCGCGAGACCACCCGCGGACCACCCGGCGCCTGGTGGACGCCATGACCCGGCGGGTCGTTGCCGAGTCCGGCGCGGATCCAGCGGTCCTGCTCGGCGCCACGGTTGCGCTGGACCGCGTGTCCACCACGCCCACCGCGTGCACCCTGTCCGAGCAGCCGGGCGGTGCCGGTCCCGCGGCGCACGGCGGCATCGACGCGGGGAACCTCGTACGGGTGCTGGGCGAGCAGTGGCACCTGCCGGTCGCCGTCGAGAGCCGGGCCCGCCTGGGCGCCCTCGCCGAGTCCTCCCGGAGCCCGGAGCCACAGGCCCGGACCCTGCTCAACGTCACCTGCGACGGCCGGGTCGACCTGGGGATCACGATCGGCGGCAGGATCCACCGCGGCCACTCGGGAACTGCGGGCATGATCGGCCACCATGTCGTCCGCGCCGGTGGGCGGCTCTGCCCGTGCGGACGGCGCGGCTGCCTCGACGCGTACGTCGACAGGTCGGCCCTGCAGCGTGCCGCCCGGCTCGGCCCGGTCCCGTCGCGGACGGATCCCACCGACGAAGTGCTGCTGCTGGCCCAGGCGGTGGCCGCCGCGTCGCTGGTGATCGACCCGTCCGTGGTGGTTCTCGGCGGTTCTCTCGCCGACCTGGGGGAGCCGTTCGCCGCCCAACTGCGCGCCGGGCTGGCCGCGTGGCAGAACGCCGACCCGGTCCCTCCGCTGGTCCGCTCGACGCTGCGCGGTCGGGCCCCACTGCTCGGCGCCCTGGACCTGTGGCTCTGCGCAGGTGAACGGGCATCAGATGTTCACCACTTCGGCAGACGGTGA
- a CDS encoding recombinase family protein translates to MTDIETIPEGRKGAAAIYLRCYPQDSWHLLDHRPALNDHARRLGLGTPAVYLDNGCRSIGSRPALDSLIEAVEQGLYATVLVPGPFVFALDEAAAAAVVGRLEAAGCRVVVAPPSSDRTVADMER, encoded by the coding sequence ATGACGGACATCGAGACCATCCCGGAGGGCCGGAAGGGCGCTGCGGCGATCTACCTCCGCTGCTACCCGCAGGACAGTTGGCACCTCCTCGACCACCGTCCCGCGCTCAACGACCACGCCCGGCGCCTCGGACTCGGCACTCCGGCCGTCTACCTGGACAACGGCTGCCGCTCCATCGGATCCAGACCGGCACTCGACAGCCTGATCGAGGCGGTCGAGCAGGGCCTGTACGCGACCGTTCTCGTCCCCGGGCCGTTCGTGTTCGCGCTGGACGAAGCCGCCGCGGCGGCCGTGGTGGGGCGCCTGGAGGCCGCCGGCTGCCGCGTCGTCGTCGCACCTCCATCGTCGGACCGTACGGTTGCGGACATGGAGAGGTGA
- a CDS encoding ABC transporter permease, producing MSTTTGTPRTTGGASAPENRTVRRLSALAALNGQNLSLIGALVVVLALFGVLNENYLSLTNLQVIAEAATITGLLAVVQTVVIICGGLDISVGSQAGVASVVSAMAFTTAGSNAFAGTAAAIAVGLLIGLLNGAVIVYGRVNPTIATLAGLAAYKGLAQLLSDGRAQGYVLNDPVFVFLGRGKIAGLPVMVWILIAAALAVHVLLKYTDLGRNLYAIGGNDTAARLAGININKYLIAVYALIGTVAAVAGILLTARTGSGQPTSGSEGLELKAITAAALGGCALKGGKGGIGGTLLAVALLGALENGLTVQGINSFWQNVAQGTLLVLAVVVQQRRTGERAIGLPA from the coding sequence ATGAGCACCACCACCGGCACCCCCCGGACCACCGGCGGCGCGAGCGCACCCGAGAACCGCACCGTCCGCCGACTCTCCGCCCTGGCCGCCCTCAACGGGCAAAACCTCAGCCTGATCGGCGCGTTGGTCGTCGTCCTGGCCTTGTTCGGGGTCCTCAACGAGAACTACCTCAGCCTGACCAACCTCCAGGTCATCGCCGAGGCCGCCACCATCACCGGCCTCCTCGCCGTCGTCCAGACCGTCGTCATCATCTGCGGCGGCCTCGACATCTCCGTCGGCTCCCAGGCAGGCGTCGCCTCCGTCGTCTCCGCGATGGCCTTCACCACCGCCGGCTCCAACGCCTTCGCCGGCACGGCCGCCGCCATCGCCGTCGGCCTGCTGATCGGCCTGCTCAACGGCGCCGTCATCGTCTACGGCCGGGTCAACCCCACCATCGCCACCCTCGCCGGCCTCGCCGCCTACAAGGGCCTCGCCCAACTCCTCTCCGACGGCCGCGCCCAGGGCTACGTCCTCAACGACCCCGTCTTCGTCTTCCTCGGCCGCGGCAAGATCGCCGGCCTGCCCGTCATGGTCTGGATCCTGATCGCGGCAGCCCTCGCCGTCCACGTCCTGCTCAAGTACACCGACCTCGGCCGCAACCTGTACGCGATCGGCGGCAACGACACCGCCGCCCGCCTCGCCGGCATCAACATCAACAAATACCTCATCGCCGTCTACGCCCTCATCGGCACCGTCGCCGCCGTCGCCGGCATCCTCCTCACCGCCCGCACCGGATCCGGCCAGCCCACCTCCGGCAGCGAAGGCCTCGAACTCAAAGCCATCACCGCCGCCGCCCTCGGCGGCTGCGCCCTCAAGGGCGGCAAGGGCGGCATCGGCGGCACCCTGCTCGCCGTCGCCCTCCTCGGCGCCCTGGAGAACGGCCTCACCGTCCAGGGCATCAACTCCTTCTGGCAGAACGTCGCCCAAGGCACCCTCCTGGTCCTCGCCGTCGTCGTCCAGCAACGCCGCACCGGCGAACGCGCCATCGGCCTCCCCGCCTGA
- a CDS encoding sugar ABC transporter ATP-binding protein encodes MSRARDMNPNPRPPTPAPADSFGVRDVSKRFGAVRALGGVTLDFPAGQVTALMGENGAGKSTLLKILTGDHQPTEGAVVVDGQPVRLASPIDARRVGIRIIPQEPEIIPHVSVAENVYAGALPRRAGRRLDRAELRRRITADLQRLGFAGVLDPDLLGSQLTPAQRQLVEILRALTGEAKVIAFDEPTSSLSEHEVEALFALIRRLRDQGVAVVYVSHRMQEIFRLADRIAVLRDGELAGLQDAATTDEGQLVRLMVGRDLSAMFSRSRVATDRLVLDVRGVTTDDVRDVSLRIHAGEVVGLAGLIGAGRSELGLALAGDLPVRSGTATLDGRPLPFGRPGAVIRAGLGLAPEERKAQALFLQRSIRDNTSIAVLERLRRFRFVRRGAEKQLAQEYADRLRVRTPSIEHEVGKLSGGNQQKVVLARWLARRPKVLILDEPTRGIDVGAKAEIYRIIADLAEQGVAVLVISSELPEVLGLADRVVVMQNGRVTGEVDRRDATEEAILALAMADDLAPARTPGATA; translated from the coding sequence ATGAGCAGAGCTCGCGACATGAACCCGAATCCCCGCCCGCCCACCCCCGCACCCGCCGACAGCTTCGGCGTCCGGGACGTCTCCAAGCGGTTCGGTGCCGTCCGGGCGCTCGGCGGGGTGACCCTGGACTTCCCCGCCGGGCAGGTGACCGCGCTGATGGGCGAGAACGGTGCGGGCAAGTCCACCCTGCTGAAGATCCTCACCGGCGACCACCAGCCGACCGAGGGCGCCGTCGTCGTCGACGGGCAGCCGGTCCGCCTCGCCTCGCCGATCGACGCCCGCCGCGTCGGGATCCGGATCATCCCGCAGGAGCCCGAGATCATCCCGCACGTCTCGGTCGCCGAGAACGTCTACGCAGGCGCCCTTCCCCGCCGGGCCGGCCGCCGCCTGGATCGGGCCGAGCTGCGCCGCCGGATCACCGCCGATCTGCAGCGGCTCGGCTTCGCCGGAGTCCTCGACCCGGACCTGCTGGGCTCCCAGCTGACGCCCGCGCAGCGGCAGTTGGTGGAGATCCTGCGGGCGCTGACCGGCGAGGCGAAGGTGATCGCGTTCGACGAGCCGACCTCCTCGCTCTCCGAGCACGAGGTCGAGGCGCTGTTCGCCCTCATCCGTCGGCTGCGGGACCAGGGCGTCGCCGTGGTCTACGTCTCGCACCGGATGCAGGAGATCTTCCGCCTCGCCGACCGGATCGCCGTGCTGCGCGACGGCGAACTCGCCGGCCTCCAGGACGCCGCCACCACCGACGAGGGCCAGCTGGTCCGGCTGATGGTCGGCCGCGACCTGTCCGCCATGTTCTCGCGCAGCCGGGTGGCCACCGACCGGCTGGTCCTCGACGTGCGGGGCGTGACCACCGACGACGTCCGCGACGTCTCCTTGCGGATCCACGCCGGCGAGGTGGTCGGGCTCGCCGGGCTGATCGGCGCCGGACGCTCCGAACTCGGCCTCGCCCTGGCCGGCGACCTGCCCGTCCGCTCCGGCACCGCCACCCTGGACGGCCGCCCGCTGCCGTTCGGCCGTCCCGGTGCCGTCATCCGCGCCGGGCTCGGCCTCGCCCCGGAGGAGCGCAAGGCGCAGGCCCTGTTCCTGCAGCGCTCGATCCGCGACAACACCTCCATCGCCGTGCTGGAACGCCTGCGCCGCTTCCGGTTCGTGCGCCGCGGCGCGGAGAAGCAGCTCGCCCAGGAGTACGCGGACCGGCTGCGGGTGCGCACCCCCTCGATCGAGCACGAGGTCGGCAAGCTCTCCGGCGGCAACCAGCAGAAGGTGGTCCTCGCCCGCTGGCTGGCCCGCAGGCCCAAGGTCCTCATTTTGGACGAGCCGACCCGCGGCATCGACGTCGGCGCGAAGGCCGAGATCTACCGGATCATCGCCGACCTCGCCGAACAAGGCGTCGCCGTCCTGGTGATCTCCTCCGAACTCCCCGAGGTCCTCGGCCTCGCCGACCGCGTCGTGGTGATGCAGAACGGCCGCGTCACCGGCGAAGTCGACCGCCGCGACGCCACCGAAGAGGCCATCCTCGCCCTCGCCATGGCCGACGACCTCGCCCCCGCTCGCACCCCTGGAGCCACCGCATGA
- a CDS encoding substrate-binding domain-containing protein produces MFRTTPSRSVVAAGLLLALGATAACSTGQQSTGGTDQAAPVTGRISITYLQKQGDQEYFVGEAAGAKAKAAELGVELKVVNLGNDANKTVSEVQSAIAQKSNGLIVVVPDPAVGPQVVQAAKDARVALLTSDDQICANGPDPSACGKENLVPRIGFSGEQMGGEVGKRAAEEFRKAGWNPAETRTISAWKQDVTVCGDRVKAAKGAFGAAVQGVPNIDVATDNTPTGAQDRIAATVTANPGVKHWVVWGCNDENVQGGVTALANAGFKAEDVVGVGLGAYLACKDWNGGKPSGMKAALFINGKDVGALAVQTMVDRLKNGKDFPAEAFAPTRMVDAATWKDAGVSCS; encoded by the coding sequence ATGTTCCGCACCACCCCCAGCCGTTCCGTCGTCGCGGCGGGCCTGCTGCTCGCCCTCGGTGCGACCGCCGCCTGCTCGACGGGGCAGCAGTCCACCGGCGGCACCGACCAGGCCGCCCCGGTCACCGGCCGGATCTCGATCACCTACCTGCAGAAGCAGGGCGACCAGGAGTACTTCGTCGGTGAGGCGGCCGGCGCGAAGGCGAAGGCCGCCGAGCTGGGGGTGGAGCTGAAGGTGGTCAACCTCGGCAACGACGCCAACAAGACGGTCAGCGAGGTGCAGTCCGCGATCGCGCAGAAGTCCAACGGCCTGATCGTCGTGGTGCCGGACCCGGCGGTCGGCCCGCAGGTCGTGCAGGCCGCCAAGGACGCCAGGGTCGCACTGCTGACCTCCGACGACCAGATCTGCGCCAACGGCCCGGACCCGTCCGCCTGCGGCAAGGAGAACCTGGTGCCCCGGATCGGCTTCTCGGGTGAGCAGATGGGCGGCGAGGTCGGCAAGCGCGCCGCCGAGGAGTTCAGGAAGGCCGGCTGGAACCCGGCGGAGACCCGCACCATCTCGGCCTGGAAGCAGGACGTCACGGTCTGCGGCGACCGGGTGAAGGCCGCGAAGGGCGCCTTCGGCGCGGCGGTGCAGGGCGTGCCGAACATCGACGTCGCCACCGACAACACCCCGACCGGCGCCCAGGACAGGATCGCCGCCACCGTCACCGCCAACCCCGGGGTCAAGCACTGGGTGGTGTGGGGCTGCAACGACGAGAACGTGCAGGGCGGGGTGACCGCGCTGGCCAACGCCGGGTTCAAGGCCGAGGACGTGGTCGGGGTGGGCCTGGGCGCGTACCTGGCCTGCAAGGACTGGAACGGCGGCAAGCCGTCCGGGATGAAGGCCGCGCTGTTCATCAACGGCAAGGACGTCGGCGCGCTCGCCGTCCAGACCATGGTCGACCGCCTGAAGAACGGCAAGGACTTCCCCGCCGAGGCCTTCGCCCCCACCCGGATGGTCGACGCCGCCACCTGGAAGGACGCCGGCGTCAGCTGCAGCTGA
- a CDS encoding DeoR/GlpR family DNA-binding transcription regulator — MADQGLLAQQRRALIMEAVRRDGAVRVADLVASLGVSDMTVRRDLDALERRGLVEKVHGGAVASTGSGDEPGFDAKSGLESAAKASIADAAAALVKPGSVVGLSAGTTTFAVAKRLVHVEDLTIVTNSLPIDQLVRNAKTINPKPPVVLLTGGSATRSEALVGPIAERTIDSLHVDVLILGTHGVTERDGLSSPNLAEAQTNRVFISRARQVVVAADHTKWGVVGLSTFAGLGQINFFVTDAGMPTDAQVALRDRVGQLVVVGVDGEPDESLS, encoded by the coding sequence GTGGCCGACCAAGGACTGCTCGCGCAGCAGCGGCGTGCCCTGATCATGGAGGCCGTGCGCCGTGACGGCGCGGTACGCGTCGCGGACCTGGTGGCCAGCCTCGGGGTGTCCGACATGACCGTCCGGAGGGACCTCGACGCCCTGGAGCGCCGCGGGCTGGTGGAGAAGGTCCACGGCGGCGCCGTGGCGTCCACCGGAAGCGGCGACGAACCGGGGTTCGACGCCAAGTCCGGGCTGGAGTCCGCGGCCAAGGCGTCCATCGCCGACGCGGCGGCTGCCCTCGTCAAGCCGGGCAGTGTGGTCGGGTTGAGCGCCGGCACGACCACCTTCGCCGTCGCCAAGCGGCTGGTGCACGTCGAGGACCTGACCATCGTCACCAACTCGCTTCCCATCGACCAACTGGTCCGCAACGCCAAGACGATCAATCCGAAGCCGCCCGTCGTCCTGCTGACCGGCGGCTCGGCGACCCGTTCCGAGGCGCTGGTCGGGCCGATCGCGGAACGCACGATCGACTCCCTCCACGTCGACGTCCTGATCCTGGGCACCCACGGAGTGACCGAGCGGGACGGGCTGTCCAGCCCCAATTTGGCCGAGGCGCAGACCAATCGGGTCTTCATCTCCCGCGCCCGCCAGGTCGTGGTGGCGGCCGACCACACCAAGTGGGGCGTCGTGGGCCTGAGCACCTTCGCCGGCCTCGGTCAGATCAACTTCTTCGTCACCGACGCGGGCATGCCGACGGACGCCCAGGTCGCGCTGCGTGATCGGGTCGGCCAGCTCGTGGTGGTCGGCGTCGACGGCGAGCCGGACGAGTCGCTCTCCTGA
- a CDS encoding ROK family transcriptional regulator encodes MTSAAGPGRAAPVGPARQRAANRAVLLRTLRLGGPTTRQELASRSGLSLTTVAGLVTELEPTGLVVQHTVAHPRSGRRPFVVAFNPGAGAALAVDLGRTRLAVAVGDRTRPVLAERTVPRPPEDPQRLVGLLAEQVLAEAGTAPETLVGAAVAAGRRGVPGGSDDGGRLLPGRPAPSEAAALARGIERTWQLPVTVESRARLGALAEVVHGAVRAPGPLLNLVRDEGTELGIAIGGTLYSGGSGGAGRIGHVVVDPGGRPCECGRRGCLDASVDEDALRRSLHPGPVPGGVDAVGLLARAVGAAAVLIDPSTVVLGGSLASLGEGLAQRLRAELAAAPGPAPGPVVVCSALGERAVLLGALDLVLSSFGQPGRPADQG; translated from the coding sequence GTGACAAGCGCAGCGGGCCCGGGACGGGCGGCCCCCGTCGGCCCGGCCCGGCAGCGGGCGGCCAACCGTGCGGTGCTCCTGCGCACCCTGCGCCTCGGCGGCCCGACCACCCGGCAGGAGCTCGCCAGCCGGAGCGGCCTGTCGCTGACCACCGTGGCCGGCCTGGTCACCGAGTTGGAGCCGACCGGCCTGGTCGTGCAGCACACCGTCGCCCACCCGCGCAGCGGACGCCGCCCCTTCGTGGTCGCCTTCAACCCCGGCGCCGGAGCGGCGCTCGCCGTCGACCTCGGACGCACCCGCCTGGCGGTGGCGGTCGGGGACCGGACGCGGCCGGTCCTCGCCGAGCGCACCGTCCCGCGCCCGCCCGAGGATCCCCAGCGCCTGGTCGGCCTGCTGGCGGAGCAGGTACTGGCGGAGGCCGGAACCGCTCCCGAGACGCTGGTCGGCGCTGCCGTGGCCGCGGGCCGCAGAGGCGTGCCGGGCGGATCCGACGACGGCGGCCGGCTGCTTCCGGGCCGGCCGGCGCCGTCCGAGGCGGCCGCCCTCGCCCGGGGGATCGAGCGGACGTGGCAGCTGCCGGTCACCGTGGAGAGCAGGGCGCGGCTGGGCGCGCTCGCCGAGGTCGTCCACGGCGCGGTTCGCGCTCCGGGGCCGCTCCTCAACCTCGTCCGGGACGAAGGGACGGAGCTCGGCATCGCGATCGGCGGCACGCTCTACAGCGGGGGCTCGGGCGGAGCGGGACGGATCGGCCACGTCGTGGTGGATCCGGGCGGCCGGCCGTGCGAGTGCGGCCGACGCGGCTGCCTCGACGCCTCGGTGGACGAGGACGCCCTGCGGCGGTCGCTCCACCCGGGGCCGGTGCCCGGCGGCGTCGATGCTGTCGGCCTGCTCGCGCGGGCGGTCGGGGCGGCGGCGGTGCTGATCGATCCCTCGACCGTGGTGCTCGGCGGCTCGCTCGCGTCGCTCGGCGAAGGGCTCGCGCAGCGGCTGCGGGCCGAACTGGCGGCCGCACCCGGGCCGGCTCCCGGCCCGGTCGTCGTGTGCTCCGCCCTGGGGGAGCGGGCGGTGCTGCTCGGCGCTCTGGACCTGGTGCTGTCGTCCTTCGGGCAACCGGGCCGACCGGCCGACCAGGGGTAG
- a CDS encoding substrate-binding domain-containing protein gives MHRSHLRPAAVALGVLSLLGPAGCTPAGGPARTAANISITYLQKQGDQQYFREEAAGARARAERLGVELVVADLGDDARQTLAEVRAAAERRTGGLIVAVPDPAVGPDLVALAAQAKVPLLASDDQICATNAVPAACGQDDLVPRIGFSGRQMGAEVGRRAAEEFGKAGWDRADTRILAAWKHDVTVCTDRVNAADEAFLSTAGASIRRIHVETDNTVAGARERVAVAVRANPKVKHWVVWGCNDENVQGGVTALANAGFGAEDVIGVGLGAYLACKDWNGGEPSGMKAALFIDGRGVGALAVQTMYDRLKNGKDFPKEAFAPTTMVDPGSWKAAGLSCG, from the coding sequence ATGCACCGCTCGCACCTCCGCCCGGCCGCTGTCGCGCTGGGCGTCCTGTCGCTCCTCGGACCCGCCGGCTGCACGCCGGCCGGCGGTCCGGCCCGGACCGCCGCGAACATCTCGATCACCTACCTGCAGAAGCAGGGCGACCAGCAGTACTTCCGGGAGGAGGCGGCCGGGGCCAGGGCCAGGGCCGAACGCCTCGGTGTCGAGCTGGTGGTGGCGGACCTCGGCGACGACGCCCGGCAGACCCTCGCCGAGGTGCGGGCCGCTGCGGAGCGGCGCACCGGCGGCCTGATCGTGGCCGTCCCGGATCCGGCGGTCGGTCCGGATCTGGTCGCCCTCGCGGCGCAGGCGAAGGTCCCGTTGCTCGCCTCCGACGACCAGATCTGCGCCACCAACGCCGTCCCGGCCGCCTGCGGTCAGGACGACCTGGTGCCGCGGATCGGCTTCTCCGGTCGGCAGATGGGAGCCGAGGTCGGCCGGCGGGCCGCCGAGGAGTTCGGGAAGGCCGGCTGGGACCGGGCGGACACCCGCATCCTCGCGGCCTGGAAGCACGACGTGACGGTCTGCACAGACCGTGTCAACGCCGCAGACGAGGCCTTCCTCTCCACCGCGGGGGCCAGCATCCGGCGGATCCACGTGGAGACCGACAACACCGTGGCCGGTGCGCGGGAGCGCGTCGCCGTCGCCGTCCGCGCGAACCCGAAAGTCAAGCACTGGGTGGTGTGGGGCTGCAACGACGAGAACGTGCAGGGCGGGGTGACCGCGCTGGCCAATGCCGGGTTCGGGGCCGAGGACGTGATCGGGGTGGGCCTGGGCGCGTACCTGGCCTGCAAGGACTGGAACGGCGGCGAGCCGTCCGGGATGAAGGCCGCGCTGTTCATCGACGGCCGGGGCGTCGGCGCGCTGGCCGTGCAGACGATGTACGACCGGCTTAAGAACGGCAAGGACTTCCCGAAGGAGGCGTTCGCACCGACCACCATGGTCGACCCGGGCAGTTGGAAGGCCGCCGGCCTGTCCTGCGGATGA